The following DNA comes from Cellulophaga sp. HaHa_2_95.
TGTTTATTTTATCCGATGATGCGGGCTATGCTGATTTTGGCTTTCAAGGAAGCAAAGAATTTAAAACACCTGAATTAGACAAGCTTGCTAAAAAAAGTATTAAATTTTCTCAAGCGTATGTAAGTGCTGCTGTTTGCGGCCCTTCCAGAGCCGGAATATTAACCGGGAAATACCAACAAAAATTCGGTTTTGAAGAAAACAATGTTCCTGGATATATGAGTACTTCTGGTATCATAGGCGATGAAATGGGTTTGCCTTTAGACCAAATTACGATTGCCGATTATCTGCAAGATTTAGGTTATAAAACAGCTCTTTTTGGAAAATGGCATCAAGGGAATGCAGATCGTTTTCATCCCACAAAACGTGGCTTTGATGAATTCTATGGATTTAGAGGTGGTGCTCGCAGTTATATGCCTTATGATGATTTTAATCTTTTAAGCAGAAACGAAGACCGACTAGAACGAGGGTTTGGTAACTTCTTTGAACATGAAGGGTATCTTACAGATGAACTGGCTCATGAAGCTATTTCATTCATCAACAGAAATAAAGAAAATCCATTTTTTATCTATTTATCTTTTAATGCAGTGCATACTCCTATGGAAGCTACTGCTGAAGATTTAGAACAGTTTCCTCATTTAAAAGGAAAACGGAAAACATTGGCAGCAATGACCTTAGCCATGGATCGTGCTATTGGTACAGTCCTAAAAGAACTGGACAAACAAGGGCTTTCAAAAAATACATTGATTGTTTTTACCAATGACAATGGCGGACCATCAGACGCTAATGATTCTGACAATAGTCCGTTAAGTGGTACTAAAGCAAATCATTTAGAAGGCGGAATTAGAGTGCCTTTTTTAATGTCTTGGCCTAAACAATTACAAAAAAATAAAAATTACAACTACCCTATTAGCACCTTAGATCTTTTCCCTACTTTT
Coding sequences within:
- a CDS encoding sulfatase-like hydrolase/transferase; its protein translation is MFILSDDAGYADFGFQGSKEFKTPELDKLAKKSIKFSQAYVSAAVCGPSRAGILTGKYQQKFGFEENNVPGYMSTSGIIGDEMGLPLDQITIADYLQDLGYKTALFGKWHQGNADRFHPTKRGFDEFYGFRGGARSYMPYDDFNLLSRNEDRLERGFGNFFEHEGYLTDELAHEAISFINRNKENPFFIYLSFNAVHTPMEATAEDLEQFPHLKGKRKTLAAMTLAMDRAIGTVLKELDKQGLSKNTLIVFTNDNGGPSDANDSDNSPLSGTKANHLEGGIRVPFLMSWPKQLQKNKNYNYPISTLDLFPTFLSAASGNNSDIEGLDGVNLLPYLKGENAESPHEFLYWKKENRGAIRNQDWKLLRFPDRPAELYNLKEDESEINDLAGQYPEKVKELYKQLFSWELTLERPLWQLRREFEGKAADRMDAYRKTNTKQ